Proteins encoded within one genomic window of Haloplanus vescus:
- a CDS encoding NADH-quinone oxidoreductase subunit J gives MVYETIAFVLFALVTVGCSLGVVLVEDVWHSALLLGGALMSVAVHYVMLQAEFLAAMQILVYVGGVLILITFAVMLTKSTSASASTTEVRET, from the coding sequence ATGGTGTATGAAACGATCGCGTTCGTGCTGTTCGCCCTCGTAACGGTGGGCTGCAGCCTGGGCGTCGTCCTCGTCGAGGACGTGTGGCACTCCGCACTCCTCCTAGGTGGCGCCCTGATGAGCGTCGCGGTGCATTACGTGATGTTACAGGCGGAGTTTCTCGCCGCCATGCAGATCCTCGTCTACGTGGGCGGGGTGCTCATCCTCATCACGTTCGCCGTGATGCTCACCAAATCGACCTCGGCATCGGCATCAACAACGGAGGTGCGTGAGACATGA